The genomic interval CACAAAAAAAGAATCATCCTAAATTTGAACTGTCATGAAAGAAGActatatttttctgtttatctGAACTCAAAAGCAATCTATCGAGTTGCAACTACTCTGTAATCTTTCAAGTATCATGCCTGTATTTATAACTTTGTTTTTTGTAAGATTTTGGTTGCACGTgtaatatgcatatatatatatatatatatatatatatatatatatatatatatatatatatatatatatatatatatatatacatgcatGCAACTTACTGGTCTAACATGAAGCAGGTGAAGGCATGGAAGATCCATCAATTACTGTGAACGTTGAAGGTGAGAAGAAGGAGGAGAGAAAATGGTGGGGAGAAGCTGTGAAAAAGGTAGTGAATTGGGTGACACACAAGGATAAAGATAAATGGCCGAAGGAGTTGAGGGGTAACCTTTTTTTGGTGGCTACGGTAGTCGCAACAATGACCTTTCAAAGTGCTCTAAATCCACCGGGTGGCATTAGACCGGCAAAAGATGGTGGAGGAAAGGTGGTTTGTAACAAGGAGATGCATCCATGTCCTGGAGAATCTATTCTGGCATATACAGATTCAGATCATTATACCTACTTCCTTATTTCGAACACAACATGTTTCATATCATCCTCGGCTGTCTGTCTCTTGCTGGTCAGTGGATTCCCTCTAGACCACAGATTTATCACCTGGCTTTTGTCAATAGGCATGTGCATCACCATCAGTAGTCTTGCTCTAACCTACATGTTTGGTGCTCAAATGGTTACCCCCGATCCTGTTTGGGAAGAATCCAACTTCATGTTTCAAAACATTTTGCATATTTGGATAGTGCTGCTAGGACTCGTTGCTCTTGTTCTTTGCCTGCGTCTGTTTGCTTGGATTCTCACCAAACGGATTAGCAGACCTAAACAGTGAGATATCAGACCTAAACACCTCAACTGCACCAGCTTCCAACATTATGcagtattatatatatgaataataaagAAATGAGTTTGCATGTTTCAAGTATCATGCTTGCTTTTGTTTCTCAAAACCCAAAACATAGATTCATATTGATGTTACTTTACTCGTCGAACTTTTAAAATGGAATTTGCATGTTAATATGTCCAAATTGCTGATCATAGattcaatattttatcataaaaacatCTATAAAAAGTAGCATTAGTTTACGGCAATTTGCAAGATTCTAGCCTTCCAAGTTCATAtgacaaaacaaaatgaatcaTACAAATGAGACATACTAAAGCTTAAACAGGAAAGTCTAAATTCGATTtatagaagagaaatagaaaattaaacaaCACCAATGAGCTCCCTAGCAGAAAATGATGATACagtaaaaagagataaaacccATAAAATGCTTTCAAAAGAAGAACAGTGAGTACTGATAAACATATTCACCTTTTATTTTGATACatgttataaaagtaaaataattataaaaagaataactttttatatttaaaaaaataaaaaataaaaaggaataatatgaaataaatataaaaaattagtttcttttcctttttttcttagttttcaaatataatttttatacgCTCTCTATCAATACTCAAActtatgtaattttgaattagaaaacttttttttgacaataaaactTTGTCAACACAACTATACGTGTCACATTTTTTAGATTGGTATTCttttggatgatgatattttaacaatttttttataacagattatatatcattattttattggtttgtatatttaaaacaaatcgaTCATTAAGTTACATAAACGAACGgttgtaaaaaattatcaaaaacatTTGTTAAATATACATTTTGCTTTTGAATTTATCAACTTCTTAGTTGTTT from Vigna radiata var. radiata cultivar VC1973A chromosome 9, Vradiata_ver6, whole genome shotgun sequence carries:
- the LOC106773979 gene encoding uncharacterized protein LOC106773979 produces the protein MEDPSITVNVEGEKKEERKWWGEAVKKVVNWVTHKDKDKWPKELRGNLFLVATVVATMTFQSALNPPGGIRPAKDGGGKVVCNKEMHPCPGESILAYTDSDHYTYFLISNTTCFISSSAVCLLLVSGFPLDHRFITWLLSIGMCITISSLALTYMFGAQMVTPDPVWEESNFMFQNILHIWIVLLGLVALVLCLRLFAWILTKRISRPKQ